A genomic segment from Aegilops tauschii subsp. strangulata cultivar AL8/78 chromosome 1, Aet v6.0, whole genome shotgun sequence encodes:
- the LOC109760801 gene encoding uncharacterized protein isoform X2 gives MAATAAEEPQEPRRDVDGELSGAPAVGLDPGLGSWDAAPAREPVPTEMPPAAAAESSSITKLGRLLRLTEVHLWDDFYAKPHDWRATDTAGCTGSQTAKTRNKAAKQTDEDHSFVEDMELASLMGSLGLPVSFITRKEKKKTPAKGKHQGRQASYEAASTPMDDNVRTCTNSEELEHIQESMDCMEQANSCVTSRAAAGYSEVYHGDVDKTLGEESVNQCEPNDNMSSPVKSGSPVQENQAVDSFLQLNKVMLGQNCVDNESIMSCAELCHEEKSSEREDKISGETPPMSHDNNDPCPAEPSPVNNHVENSGSDFYYECGDWQVLWDQFYSRYYYYNIQTQESTWDPPQGLEDFVSYCSTYSSQGIDEQVSQLTSTLVEEHNKINTKLDKSSGVLSCVKHYISQPDEDAVQYGANASPCDNGETTFDQAGDDSHLDEQRHDLYSEAQSLSDIPDKESIYPSVIATIDEVQDGENMQNDSSVAEVLEVNQEATTTKKKKRVRRSQSSHSCQDLAENISNDIAKYWNQRYSLFSLFDSGIKMDEEGWFSVTPEPIAKHHASRVGAGILIDCFTGVGGNTIQFATKCKHVVAVDIDPQKIDCAQHNATVYGVNDHIDFIIGDFIHIAPHLKGETVFMSPPWGGPDYAKVDVYDIKTMLKPCDGYHLFKVATAIASRVVMFLPRNSDLDQLADMCLSIDPPWAVEVEKNYLNGKLKAITAYFDKQDSIDENCIFREQHR, from the exons atggcggccacggcggccgaggAGCCGCAGGAGCCCCGACGGGACGTCGACGGCGAGCTGAG CGGCGCGCCCGCCGTCGGGCTCGACCCCGGCCTCGGGTCGTGGGACGCGGCGCCGGCCCGCGAACCGGTGCCCACGGAGatgccgccggcggcggcggcggagtcctCGTCGATAACGAAGCTTGGGCGGCTCCTCAGGCTGACCGAAGTGCACCTCTG GGATGATTTTTATGCGAAGCCTCACGATTGGCGTGCCACTGATACGGCTGGTTGCACG GGATCTCAAACAGCTAAAACCCGCAACAAAGCAGCCAAACAGACAGATGAAG ACCATTCATTTGTTGAAGATATGGAATTGGCTAGTCTCATGGGTTCTTTGGGGCTTCCTGTTTCATTCATTACAAGGAAAGAG AAAAAGAAGACACCTGCCAAGGGTAAGCATCAAGGACGACAAGCATCATATGAAGCGGCAAGTACTCCAATGGATGATAATGTAAGGACATGCACAAATTCTGAAGAACTGGAACACATTCAGGAGTCGATGGATTGCATGGAGCAAGCAAACTCATGCGTTACATCTAGGGCTGCTGCGGGTTACAGTGAAGTCTACCATGGTGATGTTGACAAGACGCTTGGTGAAGAAAGTGTTAATCAGTGTGAACCAAATGATAACATGAGCAGTCCAGTAAAATCAGGCTCTCCTGTTCAAGAAAATCAAGCTGTGGACAGTTTTCTGCAGTTGAACAAAGTGATGCTGGGGCAAAATTGTGTTGATAATGAATCTATAATGTCATGTGCTGAACTTTGTCATGAAGAAAAATCGTCTGAAAGAGAAGATAAAATATCTGGGGAGACTCCACCCATGTCCCATGATAATAATGATCCATGTCCAGCAGAACCATCGCCTGTTAATAATCATGTTGAAAACTCTGGCTCTGATTTTTATTATGAATGCGGAGATTGGCAGGTTCTTTGGGATCAGTTCTATAGTCGGTATTACTATTATAACATCCAGACACAGGAATCTACATGGGATCCCCCTCAAGGATTGGAGGATTTTGTATCATATTGTAGCACATATTCATCTCAAGGGATAGATGAACAAGTATCACAATTGACAAGCACACTTGTGGAAGAACACAATAAAATTAATACAAAGCTTGACAAATCATCTGGAGTCTTATCCTGTGTCAAGCATTATATCTCACAACCTGATGAAGATGCTGTACAATATGGAGCTAACGCGAGCCCATGTGACAATGGAGAAACAACATTTG ATCAGGCTGGTGACGACAGCCATCTAGATGAGCAGAGGCATGATCTTTACAGTGAAGCACAAAGTTTATCAGACATTCCTGATAAAGAGTCGATATATCCAAG TGTGATAGCTACCATCGATGAAGTACAAGATGGTGAAAATATGCAGAATGACAGTTCAGTGGCTGAAGTGTTAGAAGTGAACCAGGAAGCTACCACCACCAAAAAGAAGAAGAGAGTAAGGAGATCTCAATCGT CTCATTCATGTCAGGACTTGGCTGAAAACATATCCAATGACATCGCCAAGTATTGGAATCAGCGGTACTCGCTTTTCTCCCTTTTTGATAGTGGTATAAAGATGGATGAAGAGGGGTGGTTTTCAGTAACGCCAGAGCCCATTGCAAAGCATCATGCATCTCGTGTTGGTGCGGGCATATTGATTGACTGTTTCACAGGAGTGGGTGGAAATACCATCCAGTTTGCCACAAA GTGTAAGCATGTTGTTGCTGTTGACATTGACCCGCAGAAGATTGATTGTGCACAGCATAATGCAACTGTTTATGGAGTAAATGATCATATAGACTTCATTATAGGAGATTTTATCCATATAGCACCTCATCTGAAG GGAGAAACTGTCTTCATGTCACCTCCATGGGGTGGACCGGACTATGCAAAAGTAGATGTGTATGACATCAAAACCATGCTTAAGCCTTGTGATGG GTACCATCTCTTCAAAGTTGCCACGGCGATCGCTTCGAGAGTAGTCATGTTCCTTCCTCGCAACAGTGACCTAGACCAGCTGGCGGACATGTGCTTGTCGATCGATCCTCCATGGGCGGTTGAG GTGGAGAAGAATTACCTCAACGGGAAGCTGAAAGCCATAACGGCGTACTTTGACAAACAGGACAGCATAGACGAGAACTGCATTTTTCGTGAACAACACCGATGA
- the LOC109760801 gene encoding uncharacterized protein isoform X1, which translates to MAATAAEEPQEPRRDVDGELRWVFPASSTSLPPSFRISCSHSPPRSPPSGAPAVGLDPGLGSWDAAPAREPVPTEMPPAAAAESSSITKLGRLLRLTEVHLWDDFYAKPHDWRATDTAGCTGSQTAKTRNKAAKQTDEDHSFVEDMELASLMGSLGLPVSFITRKEKKKTPAKGKHQGRQASYEAASTPMDDNVRTCTNSEELEHIQESMDCMEQANSCVTSRAAAGYSEVYHGDVDKTLGEESVNQCEPNDNMSSPVKSGSPVQENQAVDSFLQLNKVMLGQNCVDNESIMSCAELCHEEKSSEREDKISGETPPMSHDNNDPCPAEPSPVNNHVENSGSDFYYECGDWQVLWDQFYSRYYYYNIQTQESTWDPPQGLEDFVSYCSTYSSQGIDEQVSQLTSTLVEEHNKINTKLDKSSGVLSCVKHYISQPDEDAVQYGANASPCDNGETTFDQAGDDSHLDEQRHDLYSEAQSLSDIPDKESIYPSVIATIDEVQDGENMQNDSSVAEVLEVNQEATTTKKKKRVRRSQSSHSCQDLAENISNDIAKYWNQRYSLFSLFDSGIKMDEEGWFSVTPEPIAKHHASRVGAGILIDCFTGVGGNTIQFATKCKHVVAVDIDPQKIDCAQHNATVYGVNDHIDFIIGDFIHIAPHLKGETVFMSPPWGGPDYAKVDVYDIKTMLKPCDGYHLFKVATAIASRVVMFLPRNSDLDQLADMCLSIDPPWAVEVEKNYLNGKLKAITAYFDKQDSIDENCIFREQHR; encoded by the exons atggcggccacggcggccgaggAGCCGCAGGAGCCCCGACGGGACGTCGACGGCGAGCTGAGGTGGGTGTTCCCTGCTTCCTCCACATCTCTACCTCCCTCCTTCCGCATCTCTTGTTCTCACTCTCCGCCTCGCTCCCCACCCAGCGGCGCGCCCGCCGTCGGGCTCGACCCCGGCCTCGGGTCGTGGGACGCGGCGCCGGCCCGCGAACCGGTGCCCACGGAGatgccgccggcggcggcggcggagtcctCGTCGATAACGAAGCTTGGGCGGCTCCTCAGGCTGACCGAAGTGCACCTCTG GGATGATTTTTATGCGAAGCCTCACGATTGGCGTGCCACTGATACGGCTGGTTGCACG GGATCTCAAACAGCTAAAACCCGCAACAAAGCAGCCAAACAGACAGATGAAG ACCATTCATTTGTTGAAGATATGGAATTGGCTAGTCTCATGGGTTCTTTGGGGCTTCCTGTTTCATTCATTACAAGGAAAGAG AAAAAGAAGACACCTGCCAAGGGTAAGCATCAAGGACGACAAGCATCATATGAAGCGGCAAGTACTCCAATGGATGATAATGTAAGGACATGCACAAATTCTGAAGAACTGGAACACATTCAGGAGTCGATGGATTGCATGGAGCAAGCAAACTCATGCGTTACATCTAGGGCTGCTGCGGGTTACAGTGAAGTCTACCATGGTGATGTTGACAAGACGCTTGGTGAAGAAAGTGTTAATCAGTGTGAACCAAATGATAACATGAGCAGTCCAGTAAAATCAGGCTCTCCTGTTCAAGAAAATCAAGCTGTGGACAGTTTTCTGCAGTTGAACAAAGTGATGCTGGGGCAAAATTGTGTTGATAATGAATCTATAATGTCATGTGCTGAACTTTGTCATGAAGAAAAATCGTCTGAAAGAGAAGATAAAATATCTGGGGAGACTCCACCCATGTCCCATGATAATAATGATCCATGTCCAGCAGAACCATCGCCTGTTAATAATCATGTTGAAAACTCTGGCTCTGATTTTTATTATGAATGCGGAGATTGGCAGGTTCTTTGGGATCAGTTCTATAGTCGGTATTACTATTATAACATCCAGACACAGGAATCTACATGGGATCCCCCTCAAGGATTGGAGGATTTTGTATCATATTGTAGCACATATTCATCTCAAGGGATAGATGAACAAGTATCACAATTGACAAGCACACTTGTGGAAGAACACAATAAAATTAATACAAAGCTTGACAAATCATCTGGAGTCTTATCCTGTGTCAAGCATTATATCTCACAACCTGATGAAGATGCTGTACAATATGGAGCTAACGCGAGCCCATGTGACAATGGAGAAACAACATTTG ATCAGGCTGGTGACGACAGCCATCTAGATGAGCAGAGGCATGATCTTTACAGTGAAGCACAAAGTTTATCAGACATTCCTGATAAAGAGTCGATATATCCAAG TGTGATAGCTACCATCGATGAAGTACAAGATGGTGAAAATATGCAGAATGACAGTTCAGTGGCTGAAGTGTTAGAAGTGAACCAGGAAGCTACCACCACCAAAAAGAAGAAGAGAGTAAGGAGATCTCAATCGT CTCATTCATGTCAGGACTTGGCTGAAAACATATCCAATGACATCGCCAAGTATTGGAATCAGCGGTACTCGCTTTTCTCCCTTTTTGATAGTGGTATAAAGATGGATGAAGAGGGGTGGTTTTCAGTAACGCCAGAGCCCATTGCAAAGCATCATGCATCTCGTGTTGGTGCGGGCATATTGATTGACTGTTTCACAGGAGTGGGTGGAAATACCATCCAGTTTGCCACAAA GTGTAAGCATGTTGTTGCTGTTGACATTGACCCGCAGAAGATTGATTGTGCACAGCATAATGCAACTGTTTATGGAGTAAATGATCATATAGACTTCATTATAGGAGATTTTATCCATATAGCACCTCATCTGAAG GGAGAAACTGTCTTCATGTCACCTCCATGGGGTGGACCGGACTATGCAAAAGTAGATGTGTATGACATCAAAACCATGCTTAAGCCTTGTGATGG GTACCATCTCTTCAAAGTTGCCACGGCGATCGCTTCGAGAGTAGTCATGTTCCTTCCTCGCAACAGTGACCTAGACCAGCTGGCGGACATGTGCTTGTCGATCGATCCTCCATGGGCGGTTGAG GTGGAGAAGAATTACCTCAACGGGAAGCTGAAAGCCATAACGGCGTACTTTGACAAACAGGACAGCATAGACGAGAACTGCATTTTTCGTGAACAACACCGATGA
- the LOC109760801 gene encoding uncharacterized protein isoform X3, whose product MELASLMGSLGLPVSFITRKEKKKTPAKGKHQGRQASYEAASTPMDDNVRTCTNSEELEHIQESMDCMEQANSCVTSRAAAGYSEVYHGDVDKTLGEESVNQCEPNDNMSSPVKSGSPVQENQAVDSFLQLNKVMLGQNCVDNESIMSCAELCHEEKSSEREDKISGETPPMSHDNNDPCPAEPSPVNNHVENSGSDFYYECGDWQVLWDQFYSRYYYYNIQTQESTWDPPQGLEDFVSYCSTYSSQGIDEQVSQLTSTLVEEHNKINTKLDKSSGVLSCVKHYISQPDEDAVQYGANASPCDNGETTFDQAGDDSHLDEQRHDLYSEAQSLSDIPDKESIYPSVIATIDEVQDGENMQNDSSVAEVLEVNQEATTTKKKKRVRRSQSSHSCQDLAENISNDIAKYWNQRYSLFSLFDSGIKMDEEGWFSVTPEPIAKHHASRVGAGILIDCFTGVGGNTIQFATKCKHVVAVDIDPQKIDCAQHNATVYGVNDHIDFIIGDFIHIAPHLKGETVFMSPPWGGPDYAKVDVYDIKTMLKPCDGYHLFKVATAIASRVVMFLPRNSDLDQLADMCLSIDPPWAVEVEKNYLNGKLKAITAYFDKQDSIDENCIFREQHR is encoded by the exons ATGGAATTGGCTAGTCTCATGGGTTCTTTGGGGCTTCCTGTTTCATTCATTACAAGGAAAGAG AAAAAGAAGACACCTGCCAAGGGTAAGCATCAAGGACGACAAGCATCATATGAAGCGGCAAGTACTCCAATGGATGATAATGTAAGGACATGCACAAATTCTGAAGAACTGGAACACATTCAGGAGTCGATGGATTGCATGGAGCAAGCAAACTCATGCGTTACATCTAGGGCTGCTGCGGGTTACAGTGAAGTCTACCATGGTGATGTTGACAAGACGCTTGGTGAAGAAAGTGTTAATCAGTGTGAACCAAATGATAACATGAGCAGTCCAGTAAAATCAGGCTCTCCTGTTCAAGAAAATCAAGCTGTGGACAGTTTTCTGCAGTTGAACAAAGTGATGCTGGGGCAAAATTGTGTTGATAATGAATCTATAATGTCATGTGCTGAACTTTGTCATGAAGAAAAATCGTCTGAAAGAGAAGATAAAATATCTGGGGAGACTCCACCCATGTCCCATGATAATAATGATCCATGTCCAGCAGAACCATCGCCTGTTAATAATCATGTTGAAAACTCTGGCTCTGATTTTTATTATGAATGCGGAGATTGGCAGGTTCTTTGGGATCAGTTCTATAGTCGGTATTACTATTATAACATCCAGACACAGGAATCTACATGGGATCCCCCTCAAGGATTGGAGGATTTTGTATCATATTGTAGCACATATTCATCTCAAGGGATAGATGAACAAGTATCACAATTGACAAGCACACTTGTGGAAGAACACAATAAAATTAATACAAAGCTTGACAAATCATCTGGAGTCTTATCCTGTGTCAAGCATTATATCTCACAACCTGATGAAGATGCTGTACAATATGGAGCTAACGCGAGCCCATGTGACAATGGAGAAACAACATTTG ATCAGGCTGGTGACGACAGCCATCTAGATGAGCAGAGGCATGATCTTTACAGTGAAGCACAAAGTTTATCAGACATTCCTGATAAAGAGTCGATATATCCAAG TGTGATAGCTACCATCGATGAAGTACAAGATGGTGAAAATATGCAGAATGACAGTTCAGTGGCTGAAGTGTTAGAAGTGAACCAGGAAGCTACCACCACCAAAAAGAAGAAGAGAGTAAGGAGATCTCAATCGT CTCATTCATGTCAGGACTTGGCTGAAAACATATCCAATGACATCGCCAAGTATTGGAATCAGCGGTACTCGCTTTTCTCCCTTTTTGATAGTGGTATAAAGATGGATGAAGAGGGGTGGTTTTCAGTAACGCCAGAGCCCATTGCAAAGCATCATGCATCTCGTGTTGGTGCGGGCATATTGATTGACTGTTTCACAGGAGTGGGTGGAAATACCATCCAGTTTGCCACAAA GTGTAAGCATGTTGTTGCTGTTGACATTGACCCGCAGAAGATTGATTGTGCACAGCATAATGCAACTGTTTATGGAGTAAATGATCATATAGACTTCATTATAGGAGATTTTATCCATATAGCACCTCATCTGAAG GGAGAAACTGTCTTCATGTCACCTCCATGGGGTGGACCGGACTATGCAAAAGTAGATGTGTATGACATCAAAACCATGCTTAAGCCTTGTGATGG GTACCATCTCTTCAAAGTTGCCACGGCGATCGCTTCGAGAGTAGTCATGTTCCTTCCTCGCAACAGTGACCTAGACCAGCTGGCGGACATGTGCTTGTCGATCGATCCTCCATGGGCGGTTGAG GTGGAGAAGAATTACCTCAACGGGAAGCTGAAAGCCATAACGGCGTACTTTGACAAACAGGACAGCATAGACGAGAACTGCATTTTTCGTGAACAACACCGATGA
- the LOC109760802 gene encoding uncharacterized protein, whose product MRPVVVCNHGISTRLLYATDAPARLPISEFIVGLPDRLTGLLLPLIFAVCIVPEFTIHIGTLWSWRLALATSFDQAHYLLSLRLSTASVLGLFALWVAFAHEYVPFAVAPFSHWVARLEARRQGFGGFDGSQILALFAVEAFLVVVMFDLALACVLVFLPFSLGRIVLWCILCSDSCNVGEVNSYTSTASVLLIGYGFIISVGVIYAGMYIFGQYLRGKRLVIAAFITSLSVSIGRALFAITRLPLAGGLKSNDLPAFVVGFGVVITSIGASRDAFAYMTKGRTHLRNLSQSLIVFFWSAIVPFLIGSLVDLLLIPSPAGPDDDVSHFYTWFLGFRSLRIWVKLAHETRDTPFLAYFIDERWSPKIVRFAAGSRSGKVRLRFFLGELFMPIATRLLPALCIPYVLAKGVFPRFGYSAATNSAVYRFAWLGTLGPCALCSAISPSYCAPNSMIRSGMSATSSGRGWKTSTKVAEDSSSLRTRIR is encoded by the exons atgcGGCCGGTGGTG GTGTGCAACCACGGCATCTCCACCCGACTTTTGTACGCCACGGACGCACCTGCGAGGCTGCCCATTTCTGAGTTCATAGTGGGCTTGCCGGACAGGCTCACTGGTCTGCTGCTCCCACTCATCTTCGCTGTCTGCATCGTGCCGGAATTCACCATTCACATCGGGACCCTCTGGTCATGGCGCCTCGCGCTTGCTACGTCCTTTGATCAAGCACACTATCTCCTCTCACTCCGCCTCTCTACCGCCTCCGTCCTCGGTTTGTTCGCCCTCTGGGTTGCATTTGCACATGAGTATGTGCCGTTTGCTGTAGCTCCATTTTCCCACTGGGTTGCACGCCTGGAAGCTCGGCGTCAGGGGTTTGGAGGATTTGATGGCTCGCAAATCCTTGCGCTATTTGCCGTTGAAGCGTTCTTGGTG GTGGTGATGTTCGACCTGGCCCTTGCTTGTGTTTTGGTGTTTCTCCCATTCTCTTTGGGAAGGATCGTCCTATGGTGCATATTGTGTTCTGATTCTTGCAATGTGGGTGAAGTCAACTCCTACACTTCGACAGCTTCTGTCCTTCTAATTGGATACGGGTTTATCATTTCTGTGGGTGTAATTTATGCTGGGATGTACATTTTTGGCCAATACTTGAGGGGGAAGCGCCTTGTGATCGCAGCTTTCATTACAAGTCTGTCTG TATCAATTGGGCGTGCCTTGTTTGCCATCACCCGGCTGCCATTAGCAGGTGGATTGAAATCCAATG ATCTGCCTGCTTTTGTTGTTGGATTTGGCGTCGTAATAACTAGTATTGGTGCCTCTAGAGATGCATTTGCCTACATGACTAAAGGGAGAACGCACCTTCGAAATTTGAGCCAATCTCTGATTGTGTTCTTCTGG TCGGCCATCGTTCCTTTCTTGATCGGGTCGCTGGTTGATTTATTGCTAATACCATCACCCGCTGGGCCTGATGACGACGTTTCGCATTTCTACACTTGGTTCCTGGGATTTCGATCTCTGAGAATCTGGGTGAAGCTG GCCCATGAAACGAGGGACACACCTTTCCTTGCCTATTTCATTGATGAAAGGTGGAGTCCAAAGATCGTTCGGTTCGCTGCGGGTTCTCGTTCAGGGAAGGTACGGCTGCGATTTTTCCTCGGAGAACTATTCATGCCTATCGCCACGAGGCTGCTCCCTGCTCTGTGCATTCCTTATGTGCTTGCCAAGGGCGTCTTCCCAAGATTCGGCTACTCTGCCGCCACGAACTCAGCAGTCTACCGCTTCGCGTGGCTGGGCACCCTCGGCCCTTGTGCGCTCTGCTCTGCTATATCTCCAAGCTATTGTGCGCCAAACTCCATGATTCGATCAGGGATGAGCGCTACGTCATCGGGCAGAGGCTGGAAGACGTCGACGAAGGTAGCTGAAGACTCCTCTTCCCTGAGAACAAGGATCCGGTGA